Proteins from a single region of Haloplanus sp. GDY1:
- a CDS encoding TenA family protein, with translation MAPPDTFDAYAEGTESARPTDWLRERSEPDWTAAVDGRFVRELAAGDLSDDAFRRYLEQDFAFVETLVGTFGHAVGEAPSMAAKARLVGFLGTLTDEENDYFERSLDALDGDRNADPTATTRAFVDLLERAGREGGYAETLAVLVPAEWVYATWAGAVESPPARFYLSEWVDLHATPEFVDFVGWLREELDRETAAASPRRQRRIDALFRRTVELERDFFEAAYD, from the coding sequence ATGGCTCCGCCGGACACGTTCGACGCGTACGCCGAGGGGACGGAAAGCGCCCGGCCGACCGACTGGCTCCGCGAGCGCTCGGAACCGGACTGGACCGCGGCCGTCGACGGCCGGTTCGTCCGCGAACTCGCCGCCGGCGACCTCTCCGACGACGCCTTCCGCCGGTATCTGGAGCAGGATTTCGCCTTCGTGGAGACGCTGGTGGGCACCTTCGGCCACGCCGTCGGCGAGGCGCCGTCGATGGCCGCGAAGGCGCGCCTCGTCGGCTTCCTCGGGACGCTCACCGACGAGGAGAACGACTACTTCGAGCGGTCGCTGGACGCCCTCGACGGGGACCGAAACGCCGACCCGACGGCGACCACGCGGGCCTTCGTCGACCTGCTGGAACGCGCCGGCCGCGAGGGCGGGTACGCCGAGACGCTCGCGGTGCTGGTGCCCGCCGAGTGGGTGTACGCGACGTGGGCCGGGGCGGTCGAATCGCCGCCGGCGCGGTTCTACCTGTCGGAGTGGGTCGACCTGCACGCCACCCCCGAGTTCGTCGACTTCGTGGGGTGGCTCCGCGAGGAACTGGACCGGGAGACGGCGGCCGCCTCGCCGCGCCGCCAGCGCCGCATCGACGCGCTGTTCCGGCGGACGGTCGAACTGGAGCGGGACTTCTTCGAGGCGGCCTACGACTAG
- a CDS encoding NAD(P)/FAD-dependent oxidoreductase has protein sequence MTDIGIVGAGAAAAAATYVLDGAVPDASVTVLEKSGGLCGRAATRRRGDVTYDYGANYLRDDDDQVVDLVTTFDDGLVDVVGDVYAFDRTGTVSEGRDTDGRKWTYRTGLTRLAKHLFGATDATVHRRTRVEGLTRTGDAWTLADDAGERWGPFDVVLLNPPAPGTAALLEAADWEQEARTDLLAAARDVDYRAVWTAVLGYGFDLDRPYYALVNADKEHAVGWVARESCKPGHVPDGESVLVVQANHEWSVERSDADPSENVAALADHAAALLDDERLSDPAWTDHQDWRYALPESGLRRGARGAAEDAGCYVVGDWVAGEARLHAALRSGLDTGERVADALTALGRRPALDPQERR, from the coding sequence ATGACCGACATCGGCATCGTGGGCGCGGGGGCGGCCGCCGCCGCGGCGACGTACGTCCTCGACGGCGCGGTTCCCGACGCCTCCGTCACCGTCCTGGAGAAGTCGGGCGGGCTGTGTGGCCGCGCGGCGACGCGCCGCCGCGGCGACGTCACCTACGACTACGGCGCCAACTACCTCAGGGACGACGACGATCAGGTGGTCGACCTCGTCACGACGTTCGACGACGGCCTCGTCGACGTCGTGGGCGACGTCTACGCCTTCGACCGCACCGGGACCGTGAGCGAGGGCCGCGATACCGACGGGCGCAAGTGGACCTACCGCACCGGGCTGACGCGCCTCGCGAAACACCTCTTCGGCGCCACCGACGCGACGGTCCACCGCCGAACGCGGGTCGAGGGGCTCACGAGAACCGGGGACGCGTGGACGCTCGCCGACGACGCGGGCGAGCGGTGGGGCCCCTTCGACGTCGTCCTCCTCAACCCGCCGGCGCCAGGGACCGCGGCGCTGCTCGAAGCCGCGGACTGGGAGCAGGAGGCCCGGACCGACCTGCTGGCGGCCGCCCGGGACGTCGACTACCGCGCCGTCTGGACCGCCGTGCTGGGCTACGGGTTCGACCTCGACCGGCCGTACTACGCGCTCGTGAACGCCGACAAGGAACACGCGGTGGGGTGGGTCGCCCGCGAGTCGTGCAAGCCCGGCCACGTCCCCGACGGCGAGTCGGTGCTCGTCGTGCAGGCGAACCACGAGTGGTCGGTCGAGCGCTCGGACGCCGACCCGAGCGAGAACGTCGCCGCTCTGGCCGACCACGCGGCCGCACTGCTCGACGACGAGCGGCTCTCGGACCCCGCTTGGACCGACCACCAGGACTGGCGGTACGCGCTCCCCGAGTCGGGGCTCCGGCGCGGCGCCCGGGGCGCGGCCGAGGACGCCGGGTGTTACGTCGTCGGCGACTGGGTGGCGGGCGAGGCGCGCCTGCACGCCGCGCTCCGGAGCGGCCTCGACACCGGCGAGCGGGTCGCGGACGCTCTAACCGCTCTCGGCCGTCGGCCCGCGCTCGACCCGCAGGAACGCCGGTAG
- a CDS encoding thiamine pyrophosphate-requiring protein, which produces MNVTDAIAEILAEEGVEHLIGFPSNPLFDENAAEEAGIRSIVVRQERTGAHMLDGIARITSGDQVEAFACQHGPGTENSVGGIAQAYAESAPIVALPAGYSRAKTNTDPKFSSLINYQAVTKTTEQLTDPDATEETIRRAFQAARNGRQRPGLVEIPKDVFGMDAGDVDYEPTSSTRTAPDPAAVDDAVDALLDADLPVINAGQGVHYAKAWEPLQELAELLEAPVATTLNGKSAFPEDHPLSLGAGSKSEPRQLNHFVTEADVLFGIGCSFTKTAYGITPPTEDNTLIHSTNDPGDVDKDVKSDLAVIGDAKLVLEAVVDEIRDRIDDENFGRYDDVTDEIATIEAAWLDDWRHALESDETPINPYRVVHELDRTLDKSEVVATADAGNARDFMAPFFNVTEPLSYLGWGKTTQLGYGLGLMMGAKLAKPEKTCVHVMGDGAIGMVGMDFETAVREDIPVLEIVLNNFEMASYDTPFSGHYADFAESMGGYGERVEDPSDVAAAIERGVEKTKEGTPVLLEFLTAKYTELSRPDLD; this is translated from the coding sequence ATGAACGTAACCGATGCAATCGCGGAAATCCTGGCCGAGGAAGGTGTCGAACACCTGATCGGTTTCCCGAGCAACCCCCTCTTCGACGAGAACGCGGCGGAGGAGGCGGGCATCCGATCCATCGTCGTCCGGCAGGAGCGAACCGGTGCCCACATGCTCGACGGCATCGCGCGCATCACCTCCGGCGATCAGGTCGAGGCGTTCGCCTGTCAGCACGGCCCCGGAACCGAGAACTCGGTCGGCGGGATCGCACAGGCCTACGCGGAGTCGGCGCCCATCGTCGCGCTCCCGGCGGGCTACTCGCGTGCCAAGACCAACACCGACCCCAAGTTCAGCTCGCTGATCAACTACCAGGCGGTCACGAAGACCACAGAGCAGTTGACCGACCCCGACGCGACCGAGGAGACGATCCGGCGGGCCTTCCAGGCGGCGCGCAACGGGCGTCAGCGCCCCGGTCTCGTCGAGATTCCGAAGGACGTGTTCGGCATGGATGCCGGCGACGTCGACTACGAGCCCACCTCGTCGACGCGGACGGCGCCCGACCCCGCGGCCGTCGACGACGCGGTCGACGCCCTCCTCGACGCCGACCTGCCGGTCATCAACGCCGGGCAGGGCGTCCACTACGCGAAGGCGTGGGAGCCCCTGCAGGAACTCGCCGAACTGCTGGAGGCGCCCGTCGCGACCACGCTCAACGGCAAGAGCGCCTTCCCCGAGGACCACCCGCTCTCGCTCGGCGCCGGGTCGAAGAGCGAGCCCCGACAGCTCAACCACTTCGTCACCGAGGCCGACGTCCTCTTCGGCATCGGCTGTAGCTTCACCAAGACCGCCTACGGCATCACGCCGCCGACCGAGGACAACACCCTCATCCACTCCACGAACGACCCCGGCGACGTGGACAAGGACGTGAAATCGGACCTCGCGGTGATCGGCGACGCGAAACTCGTCCTCGAAGCCGTCGTCGACGAGATCCGGGACCGGATCGACGACGAGAACTTCGGCCGGTACGACGACGTGACCGACGAGATAGCGACCATCGAGGCGGCGTGGCTCGACGACTGGCGCCACGCCCTCGAATCCGACGAGACGCCGATCAACCCCTACCGCGTCGTCCACGAACTCGACCGGACCCTCGACAAATCGGAGGTCGTCGCCACCGCCGACGCCGGCAACGCCCGCGACTTCATGGCCCCCTTCTTCAACGTGACCGAGCCCCTCTCCTATCTCGGCTGGGGCAAGACGACGCAGTTGGGCTACGGACTCGGCCTCATGATGGGCGCGAAACTCGCCAAGCCCGAGAAGACCTGCGTCCACGTCATGGGCGACGGCGCCATCGGCATGGTCGGCATGGACTTCGAGACGGCCGTCCGCGAGGACATCCCCGTCCTCGAGATCGTCCTCAACAACTTCGAGATGGCGAGCTACGACACGCCGTTCTCGGGTCACTACGCCGACTTCGCCGAGTCCATGGGCGGCTACGGCGAACGCGTCGAGGATCCGAGCGACGTCGCCGCCGCCATCGAGCGCGGCGTCGAGAAGACCAAAGAGGGGACCCCGGTCCTGCTGGAGTTCCTGACCGCCAAGTACACGGAACTCTCGCGGCCCGACCTCGACTAG
- a CDS encoding DUF2061 domain-containing protein, with protein MSSSVAVRRPRQARRRALVKTLCYRALMVAVTVVVAWVVVGDVGDAVSVGLVANLVKTGTYYAYERLWDRIAWGLGP; from the coding sequence ATGTCATCGAGCGTTGCGGTCCGACGGCCGAGACAGGCGCGGCGCCGGGCGCTCGTCAAGACTCTCTGCTATCGGGCCCTGATGGTCGCCGTCACGGTGGTCGTCGCGTGGGTCGTCGTCGGCGACGTCGGCGACGCGGTGAGCGTCGGCCTCGTCGCCAACCTCGTCAAGACGGGGACCTACTACGCGTACGAACGGCTGTGGGACCGGATCGCGTGGGGACTCGGCCCGTGA
- a CDS encoding MATE family efflux transporter, which yields MAGSPLDALARALDRAGVIDPRRLRETVDLAWPRIVTGLAIMSKSTVDLAMVGWDVGAAAVAGLAFANAYWQVGKFLGIGLAGGTVTLVSQAYGAEDAARASAAVGVSLVAALVLAAPIAATYAAFAPDLVAVLGSEPAPLGHAATYLALVAPALLFEFPNLIASRTYAGVGDTLTPMAVRAGGALANVALSATLIFGYGLGVAGAALGTSVSTGVVALVFAWGLSGRSYLGRGACPVAVTRETLRFDGIGHLSRRLLGVSAPLMARRLAETLVAFPLVAIAATFGPAVVAAYEVARRVRTLIDSFSWGFSIAASTLVGQRLGAGDEAEAEAYARAIVRLSATVYVVAAAVVLALSGHVAGLFVDDAAVLAVADPFVATAAASVVFLGVDGSATGTLRGAGDTRYPFLASLLGRYGCALPVAALGLVTPLGAAALLAAMVVEAAVPAACNVARVRSNRWKAVGRTHAAAGADD from the coding sequence ATGGCCGGCTCTCCCCTCGATGCGCTCGCCCGCGCCCTCGACCGGGCCGGCGTCATCGACCCCCGTCGCCTCCGCGAGACGGTCGACCTGGCGTGGCCCCGGATCGTCACCGGCCTCGCCATCATGTCCAAGTCCACCGTGGACCTGGCGATGGTCGGGTGGGACGTGGGCGCCGCGGCCGTCGCCGGCCTCGCGTTCGCCAACGCCTACTGGCAGGTGGGGAAGTTCCTCGGCATCGGCCTCGCGGGCGGGACGGTCACGCTCGTCTCGCAGGCCTACGGCGCCGAGGACGCCGCCCGGGCGAGCGCCGCCGTCGGCGTCTCCCTCGTCGCCGCGCTCGTCCTCGCGGCGCCCATCGCCGCCACGTACGCCGCCTTCGCGCCCGACCTGGTGGCCGTCCTCGGCTCCGAACCGGCCCCGCTCGGCCACGCCGCCACCTACCTCGCCCTCGTCGCGCCCGCCCTGCTCTTCGAGTTCCCGAACCTGATCGCCAGTCGCACCTACGCCGGCGTCGGCGACACGCTGACGCCGATGGCCGTCCGCGCCGGGGGTGCGCTCGCGAACGTCGCCCTCTCGGCGACCCTGATCTTCGGCTACGGCCTCGGCGTCGCCGGCGCCGCCCTCGGGACGTCGGTTTCGACGGGCGTCGTCGCCCTCGTCTTCGCGTGGGGGCTGTCCGGCCGCTCGTACCTCGGCCGCGGGGCCTGCCCCGTCGCCGTCACCCGTGAGACGCTCCGGTTCGACGGGATCGGCCACCTCAGCCGTCGGCTGCTCGGCGTCTCGGCGCCCCTGATGGCCCGACGCCTCGCGGAGACGCTCGTCGCCTTCCCCCTCGTGGCCATCGCGGCGACCTTCGGCCCGGCCGTCGTCGCCGCCTACGAGGTGGCCCGCCGCGTCCGCACCCTGATCGACAGTTTCTCGTGGGGCTTCTCCATCGCCGCGAGCACGCTCGTCGGCCAGCGTCTCGGCGCCGGCGACGAGGCGGAGGCGGAGGCCTACGCCCGGGCCATCGTCCGCCTCTCCGCGACGGTGTACGTCGTCGCCGCGGCCGTCGTCCTCGCGCTCTCGGGGCACGTCGCCGGCCTGTTCGTCGACGACGCGGCAGTCCTCGCCGTCGCCGACCCCTTCGTCGCCACCGCGGCCGCCAGCGTCGTCTTCCTCGGCGTCGACGGCTCCGCGACCGGGACGCTCCGCGGCGCGGGCGACACCCGCTACCCCTTCCTGGCCTCCCTCCTCGGCCGGTACGGCTGTGCGCTCCCCGTCGCGGCGCTCGGCCTCGTCACGCCGCTCGGCGCGGCGGCGCTGCTGGCCGCGATGGTCGTCGAGGCGGCCGTCCCCGCCGCGTGCAACGTCGCCCGCGTTCGCTCGAACCGCTGGAAGGCGGTCGGGCGGACGCACGCGGCGGCCGGCGCCGACGACTAG
- a CDS encoding aldo/keto reductase — MTSVPTRTLPSGDELPRLGFGTWDLHGETAEEAVRTALDAGYTHVDTAEGYGNEAAVGAGLADADRDDLFLTSKVLPSNLGYESLIEACEASLDRLGVEYLDLYLIHWPNPAVSLRESLDAMATLHDRGLVRNVGVSNFSAYQLGCAQRVTDVPIAVNQIEFHPWFQRPALVDYCRETDVAVEAAAPLARTEIFDDEVVQDLAATYDRSPAAVVLRWALQRGVTVVPKSSTPAHIRANADVLDWELDEDDLARLDDRDRNHPVYDTPTRDWTDDVYGIAE; from the coding sequence ATGACCTCCGTTCCGACGCGGACGCTGCCGAGCGGCGACGAACTGCCACGCCTCGGGTTCGGCACGTGGGACCTGCACGGCGAGACCGCCGAGGAGGCGGTGCGGACGGCCCTCGACGCCGGCTACACCCACGTCGACACCGCCGAGGGGTACGGCAACGAGGCCGCCGTCGGCGCGGGGCTGGCGGACGCCGACCGCGACGACCTGTTTCTCACCTCGAAGGTGCTGCCAAGCAACCTCGGCTACGAGTCGCTGATCGAGGCCTGCGAGGCCTCGCTGGACCGACTCGGGGTGGAGTATCTCGACCTGTACCTGATCCACTGGCCCAACCCGGCCGTCTCGCTGCGGGAGTCGCTCGACGCGATGGCGACGCTCCACGACCGGGGGCTGGTCCGGAACGTCGGCGTCTCGAACTTCAGCGCGTACCAGCTCGGCTGTGCCCAGCGGGTCACGGACGTGCCCATCGCGGTCAATCAGATCGAGTTCCACCCCTGGTTCCAGCGGCCGGCCCTCGTCGACTACTGCCGCGAGACGGACGTGGCCGTCGAGGCGGCCGCCCCGCTCGCCAGGACGGAAATCTTCGACGACGAGGTCGTGCAGGACCTGGCGGCGACGTACGACCGATCCCCGGCCGCGGTCGTGTTGCGGTGGGCGCTCCAGCGCGGCGTCACGGTGGTGCCGAAGTCGTCGACGCCGGCCCACATCCGCGCGAACGCCGACGTCCTCGACTGGGAACTCGACGAGGACGACCTGGCTCGACTCGACGACCGGGATCGGAACCACCCCGTCTACGACACGCCGACGCGGGACTGGACCGACGACGTCTACGGCATCGCGGAGTGA
- the ddh gene encoding D-2-hydroxyacid dehydrogenase yields the protein MSERQQLERLCVHESVSTKIPAEGFAEAFADLDVPVEIVGDDEAFDRTDAVASFRPRDAFLDAGWVHCIRAGYDEFDTEAYEAAGVPLTNSTGIHDTTVGEIAVGYMVSLARMLHIYRDHQNENHWFEPEYERPFTVENERLCVVGLGTLGRGIATRADALGMDVVGVRRSDESVPGVSEIYHPDDLHEAIADARFVAIAVPHTPETEGMFSAPEFERMRDDAYLINVARGPIVDEDALIDALDAGAIAGAGLDVFTTEPLPEDNPLWDFEEVIISPHRGSATNRYHLDIADLVMEIFDQYQAGEDLRNRVA from the coding sequence ATGTCCGAACGGCAGCAACTCGAACGGCTCTGCGTACACGAGTCGGTGTCGACCAAGATTCCGGCCGAGGGGTTCGCCGAGGCGTTCGCCGACCTCGACGTGCCGGTCGAGATCGTGGGCGACGACGAGGCGTTCGACCGCACGGACGCGGTCGCGTCGTTCCGCCCCCGCGACGCCTTCCTCGACGCCGGGTGGGTGCACTGCATCCGCGCCGGCTACGACGAGTTCGACACCGAGGCCTACGAGGCGGCGGGCGTCCCCCTCACCAACAGCACGGGGATCCACGACACGACCGTCGGCGAGATCGCCGTCGGCTACATGGTGTCGCTGGCGCGGATGCTCCACATCTACCGCGACCACCAGAACGAGAACCACTGGTTCGAACCCGAGTACGAGCGCCCGTTCACCGTCGAGAACGAGCGGCTCTGTGTCGTCGGCCTCGGCACCCTCGGCCGGGGCATCGCCACCCGCGCCGACGCCCTCGGCATGGACGTGGTCGGGGTCCGCCGCTCCGACGAGTCCGTCCCCGGCGTCTCGGAGATCTACCACCCCGACGACCTCCACGAGGCCATCGCCGACGCGCGCTTCGTCGCCATCGCCGTCCCCCACACCCCCGAGACCGAGGGGATGTTCTCGGCCCCGGAGTTCGAGCGGATGCGCGACGACGCCTACCTGATCAACGTCGCCCGCGGCCCCATCGTCGACGAGGACGCGCTGATCGACGCCCTCGACGCCGGGGCGATTGCGGGCGCCGGCCTCGACGTCTTCACGACCGAACCCCTCCCCGAGGACAACCCGCTCTGGGACTTCGAGGAGGTCATCATCTCCCCGCACCGCGGCTCCGCGACCAACCGCTACCACCTCGACATCGCCGACCTCGTGATGGAGATCTTCGACCAGTACCAGGCCGGCGAGGACCTCCGGAACCGGGTCGCCTGA
- a CDS encoding aconitate hydratase, with the protein MGHTLTEKILADHLVDGEVETGAEVGIEVDQTIAHDLTGTMAWLQFEALGLDEVQVEVAGQHCDHQTYQPDFKVSDDHRFLRSAAGTYGAYFARPGTGILHQVHKENFTAPGKTLLGADSHTPTAGGLGCLGIGTGGLDVATAMGGAPFYLDVPEVVEVRLEGELSEWSTAKDVILELLRRFSVKYGVGKVFEYTGPGVESLSAHERTVITNMGTELGATTSIFPTDERTKEFFERLGRPEDYVEVRPDADAEYDDRIVVDLAEIEPLIACPSMPDNVVPVREVAGTDADQVLVGSCTNGAYEDVLPVAKMLDDREVAKRVETIVAPGSKQAAEMLARNGFTAELMAAGVNVSEATCGACIGAGHVPASDSVSVRTFNRNFEGRSGMEDDAVYLCSPEVAAATALTGEITDPRDLDGVEAPGFEMPESYIGTSESDLIMPDEAVDDELVKGPNIDEVPLKEPLGSDLTGAALLKMPDNITTDHVIPATQEVSVYRSNVPKLSEFTLARVDETFAERAMDADGGFLVAGENYGQGSSREHAALCPMYLGIHAVLARSFARIHRSNLINFGLLPLTIDEATYERIEQGDDVEIVDDAVAAVRSGAEEFTIRVNDDWEATVGLDANERERELLAAGGKLPHTRQQFAGGASGSEGA; encoded by the coding sequence ATGGGACACACACTCACGGAGAAGATCCTGGCGGACCACCTCGTCGACGGCGAGGTCGAGACCGGGGCGGAGGTCGGCATCGAGGTCGACCAGACCATCGCCCACGACCTGACGGGGACGATGGCGTGGCTCCAGTTCGAGGCGCTGGGGCTCGACGAGGTGCAAGTCGAGGTGGCGGGCCAGCACTGCGACCACCAGACCTACCAACCCGACTTCAAGGTCTCCGACGACCACCGCTTCCTCCGGTCGGCGGCGGGCACCTACGGCGCGTACTTCGCGCGGCCGGGCACCGGCATCCTGCACCAGGTTCACAAGGAGAACTTCACCGCGCCGGGCAAGACGCTGCTCGGCGCCGACTCGCACACGCCGACGGCGGGCGGCCTCGGCTGTCTCGGCATCGGCACCGGCGGCCTCGACGTGGCCACCGCGATGGGCGGCGCGCCGTTCTACCTCGACGTGCCCGAGGTCGTCGAGGTCCGCCTGGAGGGCGAACTGTCCGAGTGGTCGACCGCGAAGGACGTCATCCTCGAACTCCTCCGGCGGTTCTCGGTCAAGTACGGCGTCGGCAAGGTGTTCGAGTACACCGGCCCGGGCGTCGAGAGCCTCTCGGCACACGAGCGCACCGTCATCACGAACATGGGGACGGAACTCGGCGCGACCACCTCCATCTTCCCGACCGACGAGCGGACGAAGGAGTTCTTCGAGCGACTGGGGCGCCCCGAGGACTACGTCGAGGTGCGACCCGACGCGGACGCGGAGTACGACGACCGGATCGTCGTCGACCTCGCCGAGATCGAGCCGCTGATCGCCTGTCCGTCGATGCCGGACAACGTCGTGCCGGTTCGCGAGGTGGCGGGCACCGACGCCGATCAGGTGCTCGTCGGCTCCTGCACCAACGGCGCCTACGAGGACGTCCTCCCGGTGGCGAAGATGCTCGACGACCGCGAGGTGGCCAAGCGGGTCGAGACCATCGTCGCTCCCGGATCGAAGCAGGCCGCCGAGATGCTCGCGCGCAACGGGTTCACGGCCGAACTGATGGCCGCGGGCGTCAACGTCTCCGAGGCGACGTGTGGCGCCTGCATCGGTGCCGGTCACGTCCCCGCCTCGGACTCGGTGAGCGTCCGCACATTCAACCGCAACTTCGAGGGGCGCTCGGGGATGGAAGACGACGCCGTCTACCTCTGCTCTCCGGAGGTAGCGGCGGCGACGGCGCTCACGGGCGAGATCACGGACCCCCGCGACCTGGACGGCGTCGAGGCGCCGGGCTTCGAGATGCCCGAGTCGTACATCGGCACCAGCGAGTCCGATCTCATCATGCCCGACGAGGCCGTCGACGACGAACTCGTCAAGGGGCCGAACATCGACGAGGTGCCGCTGAAGGAGCCGCTGGGGAGCGATCTGACGGGGGCGGCGCTGCTGAAGATGCCCGACAACATCACGACCGACCACGTGATTCCGGCGACGCAGGAGGTGTCGGTCTACCGCTCGAACGTGCCGAAGCTCTCGGAGTTCACGCTCGCGCGCGTCGACGAGACGTTCGCCGAGCGGGCCATGGACGCGGACGGCGGCTTCCTCGTGGCGGGCGAGAACTACGGACAGGGCTCCTCCCGCGAACACGCCGCGCTCTGTCCCATGTATCTGGGCATCCACGCCGTCCTCGCGCGGTCGTTCGCCCGCATCCACAGGTCCAACCTGATCAACTTCGGGCTCCTGCCGCTGACCATCGACGAGGCGACCTACGAGCGGATCGAGCAGGGCGACGACGTCGAGATCGTCGACGACGCCGTCGCGGCCGTCCGGTCCGGCGCGGAGGAGTTCACCATCCGCGTCAACGACGACTGGGAGGCGACGGTCGGCCTCGACGCCAACGAGCGCGAACGCGAACTGCTCGCCGCGGGCGGGAAGCTCCCCCACACCCGCCAGCAGTTCGCGGGCGGGGCCTCGGGGAGCGAAGGGGCCTGA